One window of Verrucomicrobiota bacterium genomic DNA carries:
- a CDS encoding aminotransferase class V-fold PLP-dependent enzyme — protein sequence MRADAQNNFGSVNRREFARLFAWGGSAAVFARTGFTWARPALPGTPAAPDEKFWLQVREQFVMPPDLGVLNAANLCPSPAPVLEAMYGHTRDMDRDPSFQNRVQMSEGKEATRRALAEFLRVTPEEIVITRNTSESNNLVSSGVDLKLGDEVLLCWDNHPSNLAAWQEKSKRWGFTIRLVEQVNPHPGFDYYLDAFSKAMSARTKMLGFTHLTSTVGDLFPAKELCRLARERGILTLVDGAQSLGLLDVDLREMQPDFYTGSAHKWPCGPKEVGVLYINKSAQPKIWASILSAMPGAVGISKTFEAFGQRDEPAIMGFGRALKFQSEIGRGAIEARARQLTQMLLEGLRKIEGVKIWTSLEPARSVAVVSFRPGNLDIGKLSAALYAKHRIGCATRLGSDRPGIRFSPHFYNTTAEIDRALAAIKQHMASGV from the coding sequence ATGCGCGCCGATGCTCAGAACAATTTTGGCTCCGTGAATCGCCGCGAATTCGCGCGTCTTTTTGCCTGGGGTGGCTCGGCCGCTGTTTTTGCCCGGACCGGCTTCACGTGGGCGCGCCCCGCGTTGCCCGGCACGCCGGCGGCGCCCGACGAGAAATTCTGGCTGCAAGTCCGGGAGCAGTTCGTCATGCCGCCGGATCTCGGCGTGCTCAATGCCGCCAATCTCTGTCCCTCGCCGGCGCCCGTGCTCGAAGCGATGTACGGCCACACCCGCGACATGGACCGCGATCCGTCGTTCCAGAATCGCGTCCAGATGAGTGAGGGCAAAGAAGCGACGCGCCGGGCGCTGGCGGAGTTCCTTCGCGTCACGCCCGAGGAAATCGTCATCACCCGGAACACCAGCGAAAGCAACAATCTCGTGTCCAGCGGCGTGGATCTCAAACTGGGGGACGAAGTGTTGTTGTGCTGGGACAATCATCCGAGCAACCTGGCGGCGTGGCAGGAGAAATCGAAGCGCTGGGGGTTCACGATCCGCCTCGTCGAGCAGGTGAATCCGCACCCCGGATTCGATTATTACCTCGATGCGTTTTCCAAGGCGATGAGCGCGCGCACGAAGATGCTTGGCTTCACGCATCTCACCAGCACCGTCGGCGATTTGTTTCCGGCGAAAGAACTTTGCCGGTTGGCCCGCGAACGCGGCATCCTCACGCTGGTCGATGGCGCGCAGTCGCTGGGACTCCTGGACGTCGATTTACGCGAGATGCAACCGGATTTCTACACAGGCAGCGCGCACAAATGGCCGTGCGGTCCCAAAGAAGTGGGCGTGCTTTACATCAACAAATCCGCACAACCGAAAATTTGGGCGAGCATTCTGAGCGCCATGCCGGGCGCGGTCGGGATCTCGAAAACCTTCGAGGCGTTCGGCCAGCGCGACGAGCCGGCGATCATGGGCTTCGGCCGCGCGCTCAAATTTCAGAGCGAGATCGGCCGGGGCGCGATCGAAGCCCGCGCGCGGCAGTTGACGCAAATGCTTCTCGAAGGGCTGCGGAAAATCGAAGGCGTGAAGATCTGGACGAGCCTGGAACCGGCGCGGTCGGTCGCAGTGGTGTCGTTCCGGCCCGGGAATCTCGACATCGGAAAACTTTCGGCGGCGTTGTATGCGAAACATCGCATCGGCTGCGCGACGCGGCTTGGGTCGGATCGTCCGGGCATCCGGTTCTCACCGCATTTCTACAATACGACGGCGGAAATCGACCGCGCGCTGGCCGCGATCAAGCAGCACATGGCCAGCGGGGTTTAA
- a CDS encoding MBL fold metallo-hydrolase, with translation MHLASPTPMTGDHLVTSDGDVVVYPIDHATFAARWKDKIIYFDPVGGGTRFQRLPRPNIIFITDIHGDHLNAATLTAIDAKNAEIVAPQAVYQQLASDLKAKTKVMANGDKAEVQGITVEAIPMYNITPGRTGHTKGRGNGYVLTIGGKRIYVAGDTEDIPEMRALQNIDMAFVCMNLPFTMDINQAASAVREFRPKVVYPYHYSSSDVNRFKQLIGKDVSVEVRLRKWYS, from the coding sequence ATGCACTTGGCCTCGCCCACCCCGATGACGGGCGATCATCTCGTGACGTCGGACGGCGACGTCGTGGTGTATCCGATCGATCACGCGACCTTCGCGGCGAGATGGAAGGACAAAATCATCTACTTCGACCCGGTCGGCGGCGGCACGCGTTTCCAGAGGCTGCCGCGCCCGAACATTATTTTCATCACGGACATTCACGGCGATCACCTCAACGCCGCGACGCTCACGGCGATTGACGCGAAGAACGCAGAAATTGTCGCGCCGCAAGCGGTTTATCAGCAGTTGGCGAGCGACTTGAAAGCCAAAACCAAAGTCATGGCCAATGGCGACAAAGCCGAGGTTCAGGGCATCACTGTCGAAGCCATTCCAATGTACAACATCACACCGGGCCGCACCGGCCACACCAAAGGCCGCGGCAACGGCTACGTCCTGACCATCGGCGGCAAGCGCATCTACGTGGCTGGCGACACAGAGGACATCCCGGAAATGCGCGCCTTGCAGAACATCGACATGGCGTTCGTTTGCATGAACCTGCCGTTCACGATGGATATCAATCAAGCCGCCAGCGCGGTGCGGGAGTTTCGTCCCAAGGTCGTCTATCCGTATCACTACTCCAGCAGCGACGTGAATCGGTTCAAACAGCTCATCGGAAAGGACGTGAGCGTCGAGGTCCGTTTGCGGAAGTGGTACTCGTGA
- a CDS encoding Gfo/Idh/MocA family oxidoreductase, whose amino-acid sequence MQKAPPSSPKLFLNRRAFLKQTSLASTAAALAPAISLTRAAVSNDTIHIGVIGAGGRARGLMQVLTRIPKTKIIAVCDIYDAHLSAAKKIADAGAFATHEYERLLERKDVDAVLIGSPDHWHVPMTIDACAAGKDVYVEKPLTHSRDDGKTVVAAQDRYHRVVQVGTQQRSMPQFHKARRMIQEGVLGKIHKVHLTWNRNFLPFQKSVPSIRAEDLNWKKFLGAAPEQPFDAYRFRNWRWFWDFGGGILTDLMVHWLDGVNWLLDLGMPAAATTVGDHFATKGVWETPDTIQTFLQYPDKGLQIYFEGTFVNARNRAMTEIMGENATLYLDRGRLELHPESGRKLEPKEIVLGSGPRGADFFKEPDGELLHLTDWLDAIRARKKPSAPAEAGVLAAEAAHMANRAYREGRVVRRVA is encoded by the coding sequence ATGCAAAAGGCACCGCCTTCCTCCCCCAAGTTATTCCTGAATCGCCGCGCATTCCTGAAGCAAACCAGCCTCGCCTCGACTGCGGCCGCTCTGGCGCCCGCGATTAGCCTGACCCGCGCAGCCGTCAGCAACGACACAATTCACATCGGTGTGATCGGCGCCGGAGGACGCGCGCGGGGTCTGATGCAAGTCCTGACGAGGATTCCCAAAACCAAGATCATCGCCGTGTGCGACATCTACGACGCCCATCTTTCGGCCGCGAAGAAGATCGCGGACGCCGGCGCTTTCGCCACTCATGAATATGAACGACTGCTCGAACGCAAGGATGTGGACGCTGTGCTCATCGGCTCGCCGGACCACTGGCACGTTCCAATGACCATCGATGCCTGCGCCGCCGGAAAGGATGTCTATGTCGAGAAACCGCTCACGCACAGCCGCGACGACGGCAAAACGGTCGTCGCCGCGCAGGACCGCTACCATCGCGTCGTGCAGGTCGGGACGCAGCAGCGGTCGATGCCGCAGTTTCACAAGGCGCGCCGAATGATTCAGGAAGGTGTGCTGGGCAAGATTCACAAGGTCCATCTCACGTGGAATCGAAATTTCCTGCCGTTCCAGAAAAGCGTTCCCTCGATCCGCGCCGAGGATTTGAATTGGAAAAAATTTTTGGGCGCCGCGCCGGAACAGCCTTTCGACGCGTATCGATTCCGGAATTGGCGATGGTTCTGGGATTTTGGCGGCGGCATTCTGACCGATCTCATGGTACACTGGCTGGACGGCGTGAACTGGCTCCTCGATCTCGGCATGCCGGCGGCCGCGACGACCGTCGGCGATCACTTCGCGACCAAAGGCGTGTGGGAAACGCCGGACACGATCCAGACGTTCCTCCAGTATCCGGACAAAGGATTGCAGATCTACTTTGAGGGCACGTTTGTCAATGCGCGCAACCGGGCCATGACCGAAATCATGGGCGAAAATGCGACGCTTTACCTCGACCGCGGGCGCCTTGAACTTCATCCGGAATCGGGCCGCAAACTGGAACCGAAAGAAATCGTGCTGGGTTCCGGTCCGCGCGGCGCGGATTTCTTCAAGGAACCCGACGGCGAATTGCTGCACTTGACCGATTGGCTCGACGCGATTCGCGCGCGCAAAAAACCCAGCGCGCCCGCCGAAGCCGGCGTCCTGGCCGCCGAAGCCGCGCACATGGCCAATCGCGCCTATCGCGAAGGCCGTGTCGTGCGGCGAGTGGCGTGA
- a CDS encoding DUF1501 domain-containing protein: MLTILGKPDPWQNHCDGISRRHFLKIGGMAMGGLSMSQLFSLQAEAGSGRAHKAVINIYLPGGPPHLDMFDLKPDAPSEYRGEFRPIKTNVPGIEICEHFPRLAQMMDKFALIRSIADSDGDHDCYQCMTGHKRREQTPQGGWPMFGAWVSRVQGSNSGVPANVALMYPTGNRTWGEPGNGGFIGPVHAPINLVAKDPNAKAQNMILQGITLERLRDRDRLRTAFDQFRRTADTSGMMEGLDHFNHQAMGILSGTGLVDALDLSKEDPRILERYGQNNPKYERDGAPKMIRNFLVARRLVEAGVRVVSLNYSRWDWHGADGMNFPKSREEFPLLDQGLSALVTDLHERGLDKDVSVIVWGEFGRTPRINKMNSRDHWPQVNFALLAGGGMHTGQVIGATDRVGGEVTERPVKFQEIFATLYHNLGIDVRTATVKDIQGRPQYLVDSGIEPLQELI, translated from the coding sequence ATGCTGACGATTCTTGGAAAACCTGACCCATGGCAGAATCATTGCGACGGCATCTCCCGCCGGCACTTCCTCAAAATCGGCGGCATGGCCATGGGCGGCCTGTCGATGAGCCAACTGTTCTCGCTCCAGGCCGAAGCCGGCTCCGGCCGTGCGCACAAGGCGGTCATCAACATTTATCTGCCGGGTGGCCCGCCGCACCTCGACATGTTCGATCTGAAGCCCGACGCGCCGTCCGAATATCGGGGCGAATTCCGGCCCATTAAAACCAACGTTCCCGGCATCGAGATTTGCGAGCACTTCCCCAGGCTCGCTCAAATGATGGACAAGTTCGCGTTGATCCGCTCCATCGCGGATTCGGACGGCGACCATGACTGCTACCAGTGCATGACCGGGCACAAACGGCGGGAGCAAACGCCTCAAGGCGGATGGCCGATGTTCGGTGCGTGGGTGTCCAGGGTTCAAGGGTCGAATTCGGGCGTGCCCGCGAATGTTGCGCTGATGTATCCAACGGGCAACCGCACCTGGGGCGAGCCGGGCAACGGCGGTTTCATCGGCCCGGTTCACGCGCCAATCAACCTGGTCGCGAAAGATCCGAACGCCAAGGCTCAGAACATGATTTTGCAGGGCATCACGCTGGAGCGGCTGCGTGATCGCGACCGGCTCCGGACGGCGTTCGATCAATTCAGGCGGACCGCGGACACGAGCGGCATGATGGAGGGTCTCGACCATTTCAATCACCAAGCGATGGGGATTCTCTCCGGCACGGGACTGGTCGATGCCCTGGACCTTTCCAAGGAAGATCCCAGAATTCTCGAACGCTACGGCCAGAACAATCCCAAGTACGAGCGCGATGGCGCGCCCAAAATGATCCGGAATTTCCTGGTCGCCCGGCGGCTCGTCGAAGCGGGCGTGCGCGTCGTGTCGCTCAATTACAGCCGATGGGACTGGCACGGCGCGGACGGAATGAATTTCCCGAAATCGCGGGAAGAGTTTCCACTTTTGGACCAGGGTCTGTCGGCGCTGGTGACGGACTTGCACGAACGCGGCCTGGACAAAGACGTTTCCGTAATCGTGTGGGGCGAATTCGGACGCACGCCGCGGATCAACAAGATGAACAGCCGCGATCACTGGCCGCAGGTGAATTTCGCGTTGCTCGCCGGCGGCGGCATGCACACGGGCCAGGTGATCGGCGCGACGGATCGCGTCGGCGGCGAAGTCACGGAACGCCCGGTGAAATTCCAGGAAATCTTCGCGACCCTCTACCACAATCTGGGCATCGACGTCCGCACGGCCACGGTCAAGGACATCCAGGGCCGGCCGCAATACCTCGTCGATTCCGGAATCGAGCCGCTGCAGGAACTGATCTGA
- a CDS encoding histone deacetylase — protein sequence MARALQATLVLVALSFSTMAHGQNSLRCSVIRAQQNGVVIAWEAAPGRSYTLEETSSLHGPWRPAGVYLATTNRLAASLTISERTKFFRILQPQRAPNLQSAGTWQTGYAFDPRFANYYQNSAEVPQRVLSINQQLKDQGLLGELAPIEPVPDAGAYIAMVHTPAHIQGIHSIPIDQGHGATEPIGVIADLATAHVLGAVRDVCEGKIRNAFCNIRPPGHHQINSGYSYGFCCHANAVIAGRFALERYPNFIKRVMIVDWDYHHGNGTQFFVGNDPAFLFYDTCAGGFYSGGDESHHGLMTGNPGNDGFLREWENEMLPLAKEFKPDLILICAGFDSKKGDLMGGLGLTARGYSLLTRKVMDIADAFSGGRVVSILEGGYADNNGQFPGTFNGLKQAVENHVRTLMTGELQPETPFF from the coding sequence ATGGCCCGCGCTCTCCAGGCGACGCTTGTGCTCGTGGCACTCTCTTTCAGCACGATGGCACACGGACAGAACAGCCTTCGTTGCTCGGTCATCCGCGCCCAGCAAAATGGCGTCGTGATCGCCTGGGAGGCTGCTCCAGGTCGAAGCTACACACTTGAAGAGACGAGTTCGCTGCACGGTCCCTGGCGCCCGGCCGGAGTTTATCTCGCCACGACGAATCGGCTGGCCGCCAGCCTGACCATCAGCGAGCGCACCAAGTTCTTCCGCATTCTCCAACCGCAACGGGCGCCGAACCTGCAATCGGCCGGCACCTGGCAAACCGGCTACGCGTTCGATCCGCGTTTCGCGAATTACTACCAGAATTCCGCCGAAGTGCCGCAGCGCGTCCTGTCGATCAACCAGCAACTGAAGGATCAAGGATTGCTCGGCGAGCTGGCTCCGATTGAGCCTGTGCCCGACGCAGGCGCGTATATCGCCATGGTCCACACCCCGGCTCACATCCAGGGCATTCATTCGATTCCGATTGACCAGGGCCACGGGGCCACGGAACCAATCGGCGTGATCGCGGATCTGGCCACGGCGCACGTTCTGGGCGCGGTGCGAGATGTCTGCGAGGGCAAAATCCGAAATGCCTTTTGCAACATCCGCCCGCCGGGCCACCATCAGATCAACAGCGGCTATTCCTACGGCTTCTGTTGTCACGCCAATGCGGTCATCGCGGGGCGCTTTGCCCTGGAACGCTATCCGAATTTCATCAAACGTGTCATGATCGTGGACTGGGATTACCATCATGGCAATGGCACGCAGTTCTTTGTCGGGAACGACCCGGCGTTTCTGTTCTACGACACCTGCGCGGGCGGCTTCTATTCCGGCGGCGATGAATCCCACCACGGCCTCATGACGGGAAATCCGGGCAACGACGGCTTTCTCCGCGAATGGGAGAATGAGATGCTGCCCCTGGCGAAGGAATTCAAACCCGATCTGATTCTGATTTGCGCGGGGTTCGACAGCAAGAAAGGCGACCTCATGGGCGGCCTGGGATTGACGGCGCGCGGGTATTCGCTCCTGACGCGCAAAGTCATGGATATCGCGGATGCCTTCAGCGGCGGGCGGGTGGTCTCGATTTTGGAGGGAGGCTACGCCGACAACAACGGCCAGTTTCCCGGAACGTTCAATGGACTGAAACAGGCCGTTGAGAATCACGTCCGCACCCTGATGACCGGCGAACTCCAGCCCGAGACTCCGTTCTTCTGA
- a CDS encoding Uma2 family endonuclease — protein sequence MKTIPVLTSDEIQEDRPMPSRNHSRASHNLSVLLDRFNDRFSIHQQLTLNLDGWQTISDICLYPKGSLSSDWLTDEDEVTIPPALVIEILSPKQNLQPLVDKIREYGRHGVKSCWLVEPATRVVSVFPASGGSRACSEGTLRDETVGIEIPLAQIFA from the coding sequence ATGAAAACGATTCCCGTCCTCACGAGCGACGAGATTCAGGAGGATCGCCCAATGCCCAGTCGAAACCACTCCCGCGCGTCGCACAACCTGAGCGTGTTGCTGGACCGGTTCAATGACCGTTTTTCAATCCACCAGCAGTTGACGCTCAACCTGGACGGATGGCAGACCATCTCTGACATTTGTCTCTACCCCAAAGGGAGTTTGTCTTCGGACTGGTTGACCGATGAAGACGAAGTGACCATCCCTCCCGCGTTGGTTATCGAAATCCTCTCCCCAAAGCAGAATCTCCAGCCGTTGGTGGACAAGATCCGCGAATATGGCCGGCACGGAGTGAAATCGTGCTGGCTCGTTGAGCCGGCCACGCGCGTTGTGTCCGTCTTCCCGGCCTCGGGCGGAAGCCGCGCGTGTTCGGAAGGAACCTTGCGCGATGAGACCGTGGGCATCGAAATTCCGCTGGCTCAAATTTTCGCCTGA
- a CDS encoding DUF3142 domain-containing protein: MKRFVSLFLIGAGVLAALLAWPRENKRARGVMPSEVYVWQRSWTPSLEDAIAERAEAFAELVALNAEVTWRSKQPHVTRVALDYAALRSSGRPVGLALRVGPFAGPFAEEDQRTRYLADLAVSLVEAAKSHGLHPAELQIDFDAAESKLDGYRVWVEAIRNRVAPMPVTITALPSWLNRAAFKRLIAAADGYVLQVHSLARPRDARAPFSLCDPTEAKRAVEKAGRLSKPFRVALPTYGYQIAFDRGGKFVGLSAEGPAKLWPEGTQLREVRADPQAMAELIARWINDRPRALTGVIWYRLPVEGDTLNWSWPTLAAVMDGQVPRPGLRVELRRPKPGLVEVDLINAGQADHNAPVRVGLTWNSARFVAGDALQGFELKGKENAVEFAATPDSARLEAGRRRTIGWVRLDQPAEVHAALEP, translated from the coding sequence ATGAAACGCTTTGTTTCCCTCTTCCTGATCGGCGCAGGCGTCCTGGCCGCTCTTCTTGCCTGGCCGCGTGAGAACAAACGCGCTCGCGGAGTTATGCCGAGCGAGGTTTATGTCTGGCAGCGATCCTGGACGCCGTCATTGGAAGATGCCATCGCGGAACGCGCGGAGGCCTTCGCCGAGTTGGTCGCTCTGAACGCGGAGGTCACCTGGCGGAGCAAGCAGCCGCACGTCACGCGCGTGGCGCTCGATTACGCGGCCCTGCGCAGCAGCGGCCGCCCGGTCGGCCTGGCCTTGCGCGTCGGGCCTTTCGCGGGACCCTTCGCGGAGGAGGACCAGCGCACTCGGTATCTCGCCGATCTGGCGGTTTCATTGGTCGAGGCCGCGAAGAGCCACGGGCTTCACCCTGCCGAACTGCAAATCGATTTCGACGCTGCAGAATCGAAGCTGGACGGGTACCGCGTCTGGGTGGAGGCCATCCGCAACCGCGTCGCGCCCATGCCGGTCACCATCACCGCGCTGCCATCATGGCTGAACCGAGCCGCGTTCAAGCGCCTCATCGCCGCCGCCGACGGCTACGTCCTGCAAGTGCATTCGCTCGCCCGGCCACGCGACGCGCGTGCGCCGTTCAGTTTGTGTGATCCGACCGAAGCGAAGCGCGCGGTCGAGAAGGCCGGACGCCTGAGCAAGCCCTTCCGCGTCGCTCTCCCCACTTACGGTTACCAGATCGCATTCGACCGCGGCGGCAAGTTCGTGGGTTTGTCCGCCGAAGGTCCGGCGAAGCTGTGGCCGGAAGGCACGCAACTGCGCGAGGTGCGGGCGGATCCTCAAGCCATGGCCGAACTCATCGCTCGCTGGATCAACGACCGCCCGCGGGCACTGACGGGCGTAATCTGGTATCGGCTGCCAGTCGAAGGGGACACGCTCAACTGGTCCTGGCCAACCCTCGCTGCCGTGATGGACGGCCAGGTGCCGCGACCTGGCTTGCGGGTTGAACTCCGGCGCCCCAAACCTGGACTTGTTGAAGTGGATTTGATTAACGCGGGCCAGGCCGATCATAATGCTCCCGTTCGCGTTGGACTGACCTGGAATTCGGCGCGGTTCGTGGCGGGCGACGCCCTGCAAGGGTTCGAACTGAAGGGCAAGGAAAACGCTGTCGAATTCGCGGCAACGCCAGACTCCGCAAGGCTGGAGGCCGGCCGCCGCCGCACCATTGGCTGGGTCCGATTGGATCAACCGGCCGAGGTGCACGCTGCGCTCGAACCCTAA
- a CDS encoding Gfo/Idh/MocA family oxidoreductase — MEERAGERRRAVFISAKQWAGATAQSFRDFRKILEMKEVDAVVVATPDHWHAIPTLLACQAGKDVFVEKPLGLTIREGRTMVEAARRYNRVVQTGLQHRSAPHYKEVEDIIQSGQIGEVHFVHVCNYSTVYTAAGGPPPDSDPPESLDWDMYLGPAPKVPFNNLRFRTYRRFYDYSGGFITDFGAHRLDSVHQVMHDDRPLSAMGVGGLHGPKSMIDTPNVLHVTYEYKDWVLSYEGIQLNGFGTGPRLPGGRVPYNASGAHDRPHGEAFYGAKGTIFSDRVGYEIFPAARGGGEPKSVAGRDCTDLHARNFIDCVRSRQRFVADVEIGHKSTIVAHLGNISYKVGGRKIRWDPDKEQILDDPQAAALLERKARKPWDLI, encoded by the coding sequence GTGGAGGAGAGGGCTGGGGAGAGGAGGAGGGCCGTCTTTATTTCGGCCAAACAATGGGCCGGAGCAACCGCCCAATCATTTCGCGATTTCCGAAAAATTCTTGAAATGAAGGAAGTCGATGCCGTCGTCGTCGCGACGCCGGATCACTGGCACGCGATTCCCACCCTGCTGGCGTGTCAGGCGGGCAAGGATGTGTTTGTCGAGAAGCCGCTGGGCCTCACGATCCGCGAGGGCCGCACGATGGTCGAAGCAGCCCGGCGTTATAACCGGGTCGTGCAAACCGGCCTCCAGCACCGCTCTGCCCCGCATTACAAGGAGGTCGAGGACATCATCCAGAGCGGCCAGATTGGCGAAGTCCATTTCGTGCATGTCTGCAACTATTCCACGGTCTATACGGCCGCGGGCGGCCCGCCTCCGGATTCCGATCCGCCGGAAAGCCTGGATTGGGACATGTATCTCGGACCGGCGCCCAAGGTTCCCTTCAATAACCTGCGCTTTCGCACTTACCGGCGTTTCTATGATTACTCAGGGGGGTTCATCACGGACTTCGGCGCGCACCGGCTCGATTCCGTGCATCAAGTGATGCATGATGATCGGCCGCTGTCCGCGATGGGGGTGGGGGGATTGCACGGACCGAAGAGCATGATCGACACGCCGAACGTTCTCCATGTGACGTACGAGTACAAAGATTGGGTCCTGAGCTACGAGGGAATTCAGCTCAACGGCTTTGGCACGGGGCCGCGCCTGCCCGGCGGACGGGTCCCGTACAACGCCTCCGGCGCTCACGACCGTCCTCATGGCGAAGCGTTCTACGGCGCCAAAGGCACAATTTTTTCCGACCGGGTCGGCTATGAGATCTTCCCGGCGGCGCGCGGCGGCGGGGAACCCAAATCGGTCGCCGGCCGCGACTGCACCGATCTGCACGCGCGCAACTTCATCGACTGCGTGCGGTCGCGGCAACGGTTCGTGGCGGATGTCGAGATCGGGCACAAGTCAACCATCGTCGCGCATCTTGGAAATATTTCCTACAAAGTCGGTGGCCGGAAAATTCGCTGGGATCCGGACAAGGAACAGATCCTTGACGACCCGCAAGCTGCGGCATTGCTTGAGCGCAAAGCCCGAAAGCCGTGGGATCTGATCTAA